In the Vanessa atalanta chromosome 13, ilVanAtal1.2, whole genome shotgun sequence genome, ataatattttattacatacataatattatgtaacaaatgcacctatgataatattttcatattttacattatataaaaaaatctcattagtaaataataatcatattaaagaAAGAAATACTAAAACAACAAACTTTATTACCAACCTTTTCAAAATACTCTCTGATAAATGTTTCCGGGTTTTGATATACCTCCTCTCTTCTGCTATTGAGAGTCAATATTTCTACATCCATTTCATCCCACTCACTAACATATTGCTGAATATTTATTGCAGTATCTAAACCATCTTCGGTATATGTTAAAAAGAGTATAGGATGGTCATTCTCAATTTTGACACTTTCGGTATTTGTTGAAGGTCTTAATGATGGCTTTTTTGGTTTCTGGTCTTTATCTTTagcaataaattttttatttagggCTGGaggtaaatcattttttaaattttttgtaaagCTTATAATTTCTCGTGTACCACTTGTTTTACTTGTGCTGTGGTAGCCACTGTCCtctttattaaaacattgagCTAAATTACAAAATGGTTCCTGGACAGCTTTCAATATATCATATCTTTTCATTTTTACTAAAGCGTCTAATATCTTATCTAATGTGGCAGTGTCATTTtgcataaaaactttaattacaaTGTCTGCAGGATCCTCTTTAACTGAATTAGATATATACTGAAAaagataagtatttaattatttatacagccCACAAAAGTACAAAGCACAAATGCATTCTGAGGCTTACACTGCAAAGgaagatttaaaattgtttctgtAATTATCATCACACAATATATCTTGTAATATGTTTGGTTCATTTATAGCCACAAAACAAATACCCACATtggattaacaaaaaaatattaagaaaaaatataatactaaagtGACTGTATCTCTCCCAATCATATATATCATTTCATTGAGTacttttttaaggcatttttacattgttaattatttaccaATTTTCAAAACATAATGATTAGAAGATATTGTAAAAGCAACTCACATCTAAATCATCCTGTGATATTCCTAGAGCATATCCAAGGTCTTTCCATGTATTTAGAGAACCTCCTACTTTCTTAACGAGGGTTTTCCATGCTTCATAACAAGTCGTGCCAGTTTTAGTCTTCACATTTCTGTAGTACAATAAACTCGTGTGAAGGTAACATACTTTTTTGCTAAGTGTTTTCAATTCCAATATTTCTCTTTCCCTTTCTTCCTGCAATATTTCTTCAAGAGCTAATGTATCTATACTTATGGTATCTGCATTTTCGTAGTCTTTTAATAAATCCCTGAAACGAAAAGAATCTTTAATTCTATTCTATTTtcgtaatacaatataatttattgaattaaagtatttaaaaattatataatacaatttcctTACATTTTACAACTTAAGTTTAGATATTTTTCATAAGAGATCTAAAGAATTCCTAGAAATATTACTGGAAAACCATTCTTTTACAATGaggaaaattataattccatacAATAATAACTCAAATTTCACTGTTTGACAGTGGCAATTAGAAGCAGTGTTGCTATATctctataatttttactttttgtatcaATGAGTTACAATAGGATATTATTTCCTAATTGAAAACtatgtagattttttattatttaaaagaggaATTccttagtaaaatttaaatattttttatttatttctataacagATTTAGTTGTAATATTTCATGCATATCAAGCAAATGTATAAACGTTTATGGCAAGAAAACgcactatataaaataactatagcCAAATGGTTTTGGCGCGGTTGTATtacaaaacacaaattataaatgcgaaactttTAATACCTTAAGTTGGTAAAATTCTATTGAATAGAGCAAAAAATGGTTGAACACATGTAAGTATTAAACTAAACAATGTACTTAAATAGTAATGTCCtggtaaaaaatgttaaatacatgaattaaatgtataactctattttaaacaattaactaaGTTCTTGAATCTATAACATTTATTCGTCATTAAGGAACCAATCATTAAATGTCCTCTAAATCAAAGTGTACGGTTTTTAAGTCAAGTAAACTTTGTTCAACAAACCATTACATCATggatgtacatacatatttagattaataaatttttaattttattttgtcatattttaattgatgtatTGACCGTAGCATATAAAGATAGATATTCGTCTCATCCATTTCAGGAATAGATCTGTGGGGCTATTACGGTTAGagcatagcaactgttgctatcaaatatttgttgcgtatttataaatgttgcaATCGATAAACTATTATGCTACTGCATAGGtccataaaacatatttataattttttgatttcaTATCAATCCGCAACCAATATTTGATAGATAATCGTAATAGCCTTTCTGTTCACCCACGATGGCGCACGTCTCCACGTTAAGTTATTATTAGTGCACTAAcaaatgttattgaaaaaaatgtcatataaataaatactgtctTTAGTTTTACATTAGTCTATTCATGCATTCTAAGACATTTTGTAAGCACTAACGGCTCTTATGCAGACTGATAATTTAGCGTGGAAGGGCACGACCTGGTGAGAAAAATAGATTTGTAGGTATTTTTAAGCTCTACAAATCTATAGAAATAATTCACATATCTCTTACCGATAAGAAAGTTTTCATAAGAAACACGAATTTCAAagagataattatatatatttatatatagtctgTCCATCctgaagattatttattatttttttagggaTTACCTCCTAAATTCTTATTTGCCTACCCATGTCGCAAAAGTATGGATTAcgatttataacataatattaaattctctTTAGTTCAAAATTCACAGATATTTTAGATGACGAAATAGACTGTTCGCAGCCCATTTCATTACCTTCATCAAATAATTCAGATCTTCAAGAACATTCGGTGCTAGTGCAAAATCGACCACCTAAAAATACCGGTCAGGAGGGTAATTTTCGGAGCATTGAAGAAATAggtaattttaaactattatttgtgaatatttatataggCTACGTTCACACGGCGCTATATGATTCGATTTATTCACGTATAAGGTTTTATCCTTTACGAGACAGTCGTTCACGATAACAACTTTGATTCGGTCTAAACGTACGTACTTTATCGTTAAGGTGATCGTGGAAACGCACGTCTTTTATAAGGGTATTATAGACGGACGATAAAATGAACGTAGGCGCTACTGCAAGTCGTATACGATGTAGTCGTTTCGACACGCGTGAAACCTTGCTTCGGTGATTTGAACATTATACGGGAAAAGTATTTCTCGAACATGGGATTTTGTCGTATATACTCcatgtaaacaatttaatttattttcagctGTCACTCTAATTCCATAAAATATCGAGAAAAATTGCCGTCTGAACGTAGCCTTTACGgctttacttataaatgttgttaAGGGAGGGATTCGTTCAACAATGGTCTAttcttctttcaaatatcaaattaatgacGACAGAACGAGAGATCAGTGCTTAACTCAACACCTACTAGACACTTTTATAAGTATAGGTCTATGTACTTGCGAATCCGTCCAAGTTAAGTTCTTTACTCTCAGGCGTCACAAGCAGACCTTTAAGTAATAATCTGTTAGTTTTTCTATTTGCATTTCTAAAttgatttactatttcagaTCTAAAGTATAGACACGTATTCTCTTATccgtattttaatttagtacaaTCGAGTGTTATTGAGGATGCATTATATACAGGCGAGTAAAAATATTccaagtatatatattactttttaaattaattacataatttagtgttgtcataattatataaatgataaatgcaattcaatgtgtaaaaaataataacttctgAGATTcctaccggttcttctcggagtAGAATATAGATTCGGAATCGGTGGTAGATCTCTTATTTATCGATTCAAGAGTTCGTGTAAAGAAGtccttgaataatattatttttgtataatatatttacagataaatcGATGGTAGTGTGTGCGCCGACAGGTTCTGGTAAAACAGTTATATTTGAAATGGCTATAGTACATTTACTAATGGAACTCGAAGACAAAAATTACAcagatgattttaaaattatatacagttaGTAACTTTAGAATAACACAGTTCATTCTATGCTTtattaaaacagattaaaataacaaaagctaAAAGCTTCAaatgtttttctaaaattataattattaaaaatataaccgcCTACACCTACACACCTACACCGTAGGCTTCAATATCTATTGGTCGGCAGAATCTTTGATTTAGGCATCACGCCGATTATTATTTGCTATCGTCAGAATATTTACTTGATTTCTACTTTATCGGTATTTTAGTGGCTCCAGTAAAAGCCTTATGCACTGAAAGATTATCTGAATGGTATCCAAAATTCAACAAACTAGGATTATTGTGTATCGAGGTAACTGGTGATACGGACGTTGAATTCCCACAGTTGAAGCCCTACAGGTtagatttgtatgttttttttatcatagttttgtatgaattttacccgtacgaagtcgggaaGTACAgccagtataatatatacacgaTTGCCCCGTGAGCAGAGAAGGTCATTAGAATTAGGTCATATGAATCTTAATCGAGATAAAGGTTTTATCAGCTGATGAAAGCggtgaaatataataagttaggAAACGTGTTTGTGTTAATTGAAAACCTGCGATATGTGTAAAATGACCAACTTGCATTGGCACGGCGTGagaacttctcctcaaaaggaggtCCTTTATCTAAATTAGGACATTGTTGTTACTTTAAACTATTATGATAAAGACAGTTGTTTATACTGTCCCAGAAAGAGAATCGTCTAGTACTAAAGACACAAATTTTCATAGACTAATAGaactaatagaaataataaattcatcaaTTCAGCGCAGtcgctttttttaataaaaatatgtttatatgctattataatttcccaatatatagaataataataacaacaccaGAAAAGTGGGACATGCTAACCCGTAGGTGGAAAGACCACCGATCTCTAGTCGAAGTTATCAAACTGTTCCTTATTGATGAAGTTCACATACTGAATGATGAAATACGTGGACCTGTTTTAGAAGCCGTCGTCAGTAGAATGAAAACTATTGAAGTAAGTTAGATGAAAACAGTTCTAGACCCACTAAAAACATCATAGTAGCCACCTTCGCCTTGAACATTACTATTTTCTAATAGAAAAATTGTGCATTAAGTGACGTAATTAtattagtgatttttttataggtaGATAAATGGGTTTCTttatggttagtggtcacctcAGCCCATATACAttagcgctgtgagaaatattaaccattccttacatcgccaatgcgcttccaaccttgggaactaagatgatatgtcccttgtgcctgtagttagactggctcagTCACTTTTtcaatcagaacacaacaatactgagtactatttTCTGGCGGTTGAAAATCTAATGAGTGAATGgtccctacccagacgggttcaCACAaattcctaccaccaagttgtaTACCAAGTTTTACTTCAATTTCACAATATGTTTTTCTCTTTCGCATATGAAGTCATCAGCTCAATCGGCCCATCGTTTAGAAAAACTCAAAGCACAATACGAAGGAAAAAATTCAATAAGTTCAGTATCAGCAGCCAAGATAAGATTCGTAGCCATATCTGCTACTGTTAGTAATCCTGATGACGTCGCTACTTGGCTCGGAAGCGCAGATCGACAGGctgtttattataagtaaatgatttggaaaataatgtacatactataattatgattatattctCCTGTCTGGTTAGGGAAACGGCGACCATTCTTGTGCACGATATTGCTCTGTGCACTAGTACAATTTAACCGTGTTGTACAGAATTGTTCCAACCCACAAAGCTTCTGATAAATGTCATTAAGATATTAATGGTAAAatcaatgttataaaataaataaaggtgatgtaatgtaattaaaataatatacataacatgaTAATTAGGTATATACAGTTTAAAGGCATTAGTGTGACTATCccattgattttcattttaaacttgaaaacttttctaaatgtttttatgatgGAACATTTTTACCCAATATGGTCCAATTAAGCTCTGTATTCCTTCACCTCTTCATACGATGGACATAAACGACAAACTCCGAGCTGCCATTGTTAGGTTCTTCACGAAAAAtcctttatgttttattttattaattaaattaaaataaatgaaggtaaaaaaatatatgataataaatgttGTCGACATTGATTTTATGTAAAGTgcaataatatgaaaatgaattttcatgttcttaatttgtgtttacatcgtgaggaaacttgcttGTGTCTTTCGAACAATAATACCTCGgtgcaataaaaaaacatattaataaaaaagtataaagctACTTCATAGATTCACTATTCTAAAGCAACCATTTGCTGGTCAAACATTGGATAAAATTTGCGCGTGGGTTGGTAaaaatttttaactataaaatttttatcaataattgatgcttcattaaaatagttgggtattttatgatttaacttAAAACATTGCATTTAATTACCGAAAGTATATTATACAGTccgatacatttatttttcggtAGTTATTTTCACAGTTTACGAACACACACTGAGACATTGCGGTACGTTAACACGTTGAAGCAAACGAAAGTGAActaaattgaaacaaaaccCTACTTGGGAGGTGCGTTTTTTGCTGCTACCGTTTTTGAGACTGCGTCCCATTATCTAGTGGTATTTTTGATCGAAACATGTCGGATAAATGTTTGCCACATTAGTATgtgcgtggtgaaataagctttcATGGGTTTCCTCAAAAGAATAGCTTTTAGCCCAGCATTAGCACATTTACAGgttgtttttactttacttatttttttataattaaacccAGAATTTTATACGTTCTGATATTTGTTTTGACCAGATTCGGTGACGAGTGTCGGCCcgttaaattaaaacgtatagTAGAAGGGTATCCGTGTGCAGACGGCACTAGCATATTTAAGTTCGATATCGTACTTAATTATAAGCTTTGGCCAATCATCCAGAAATATCACAACGGGAAACCTactttggtaattttttttgtttcaatctaaaatattggtaaaggcagttttgaaaaattacacgcttttttttttaatttatattcagataaatttgataaagtttGAGAATGTCATATTTCtgatagttttttgttttgtaatacgAATATAGTTGTATGTCTACAGTTTTATATCCAATTAAATATTCcgtgatttattaataagactAAATGACCAAATTAAACCTttggggtttttttttttatttcatccggatatatatatatgggttTTTATTAGCccttaattaatattctaacgTAAATATATGGATAATCTTATTATCAGTTAAAGTCAAAATGTGTCCCTGAATATTTTCTAACGCAATAAACACCTGAAGATCAAATTATTTCCGTTATACCAGAtgaatcattttatttgatCTTAATCAAAGATCGGGCAGTGGTGGATTTAGAGAGGGAACCCTTGAACTCCTTAGCAACTCCCTCTGAATTGCTAAGCACCTCCACAAAGCATCTGAGTTCTTCCGTGAATAATCCTAAAGCGAACTTGATAATAATTCTTCTAATTTAGCAAGCAagcaaataaaatgttgtttacttTGCTAAattaacctaacctaccttCAGCGGGTTCAAGCCCCTCCCAGATCAAGCCAATCGACTAAAAAACAATCCAGGAGCCGCAACTGATCTCAGGTTTTTCCGGTATGCTTcacggaattttcatgtgtgACATTGCACTTACCATTCATCTAGTGCTCGTAAACGAAACTGCCACAAAAATATCCTCTAGCCTATAGTCAATGATCGTCGGGTATTCCTCAAAAATCCAAACTGCCTTATTAGTAGGAGAGCTTaccaattaaacatttttggcTGGAATTATAGAACTTTGTCtaaaagttgtattttattagttCATTCTTAATTTAGATATTCTGCAATACAAGAAAGAGTGTAGTTTTAACCGCGGAGACGCTAGCAAAAGAAATAACGGTTAGCTTCAGCTCGGAACAGAAGATGAAATTGACAGCACTGGCGTCTACTATAAAGACTAAGAAAATTCAGGTATTTATCATCaacaacataaaaaagaaaagttgtttttaaaattcctAAATTGATTTGTAGAAAAAAAGAAGCTTAATTGGATATCACTTCAAagagagattttttaaaatattttcgatcgCTGATACTTTAGACAAATTCTTCCTCAGTCATTGATCCTGTGCGGTGTGGGATGTCACCACGCCGGCTTACTTTTTGAAGAGCGAATGAACATAGAGCATGCGTTTCGGAACAGAGACCTTCCTATACTTATTACTACAACTACTTTAggtaaaatgtttataacataataatataaatcgccggcggtttttccgaatcgaCACAACTTAACAGTAACAGGCAACGcacccggtgttgcagatgtctatgggcggtgctgGTCACTTTCCTGTTTGCCACCTATATCAAAAACtactaatatacaaatatataattgtccTTTGAACGATTGTTGTTTGAAGTTGTCAAACTGATTCGAGAACGAAGAAATAGTTGAATAAACAAATGTTCAAGAatagacaacatttttttttaacaaaatctactgtttaaacacaaaatatataaaaatattattttattaaaatgtatttactaacTTTTAACAGTTCCCTAATTTTGAATTACATAATCCAATTATATAATGCGGATATATAAGTATGACGATACCGGAGTCCCGTTACCGACTTAGCATTTTAGTTTCCCAAAGATTATTCGTTGATAGTTAGTACCGTACGACTCGTACGAGCAAAGGATAACGTACGTCACGTCTTCGACCTCATGCTTTGGTTACGCCGCTCTCGCAAAAAGACATTCGCAAATCGCGCCTTTATTCAAGAATTTTactatatcatatcataaattattcaagcGATTACACATCTTATATCAATGACATAAGCtcttatattctataaaatatgaaagaggatattaatatacttttcgGTATCCCATAATCTCCTCGATCACAGATAAGACTGAGACTGGGACGCGACGTGACGTCGCTTGTTCGCGATGGTTCGAAAAACGGAAACCGTTGCATTTTGATAATATTCCCAGAAATATGCTTCCGTATTTCATATAGAACACGTAAAGCCTTTCACTGCAAAAGTGTAATCATTTAAGATACATATCAACAGATTAACATGAAATAATAGTATGTGGCTAATAAGTTCTATTTGAATGTGGTCTTAGTCACGTcgaatttgaattttgttttttttttttaattatattatcctTACAAGACAATAACACACACAAGCCACGGATCACGTTAGTGCTATACTTCTTCTTCTTGTGCTTCATTACTGTCGTCCTTCTCCTGAGATGCTTTCACCgcattcgtttaaaatatttactattagtaACTCGTTACTCAAAGAATTACGAAATATAGCAAGAAAaatttaacaaacgatttattTGAGTAATTTAACCTCCTCTTTCTACGCAGCAATGGGGGTTAATCTCCCGGCACATCTCGTGATTATCAAAAATACTCAGCAATACGTCAATGGAGCTTATCAGGTATGCAGTCTCTcatatatatttgcaaatatagAATAAGGAATTCTACTTATTCTAGTGGTGTTAGCGTTTTACGCAAGTCAAGGTAATAATTAAGATGTCTATTGCACACACAAAAGCATGTTAAGGGCAGACTTACTCACTGAAGTAGTGATCTTTATAGGTTATATACAAGTTGTCGATCGAGATTTAGGGATTGTTCGTCTGGTGTTAGGTAAACAAGCCTATGTTCCTCCTCGGGgttcaagcttccttcataacaaatttcatctaattcggtTTAGTAGATTCGTGAAAGTGCAACAGAGAGATTTATTTCgatgtaataatataacaagagAGCTAGGCTAATTTAGTTTTGGCGCCAAAACGATGAAAccttttatgaattaaatttttaatgtcaaatagtatatacATTACTTCCGTTAGAATTAGGTTTGTCGACaacaatttacattaattttgtttacgcttctaattttttttcttttacattcgTATTACCGCTCTCTAATCAGCTAGTAGGTACCTTTTTTcctctctctaaaattaattatttgttaaattgtaacaatttagttctctttaattttctgcatatCTActgctggagctcttcaaaattagaCCATAACCGTAACCATgaccataatcactgggacaaaaattggcttacgctattaatacataAGATATGGAGGCCATTTCAATGGAAGGAGGTGTTAAGATAAATAGACAACTTTTATCTTCGATTTTaatgacatcattggtcgagaccCTAAATGATTTAGAGCATTCGTTATAGactcgacaaaaaaaaattgaatgtgaGTGAAGTAAACTTAAagtaactatatgtatatatatttatttatagttaagttcttataatatacatatattataaatcataaatttgtTCTTAACTTCTCCTGCCATTGACATAATGTATAGTTTAAGGTCGTTTTGTATCGTCGGTTCAATTTCTTTTAGTTtatgcaataatatattattatagagcgTAATTCAGTAAAGGTGTCTTAACTTTCATACGTAACGTAACGCAGATAGTTTCTGCGGTCGCAGTTTGTCAATAACCAACTAATAACACATGTTGCGTTGCTTTCTCACGATAAGTCTTATCTCAAAACATGAAATGAAATCCTTGTTCTGTTTCTTATACCACATTGCTGTTAACATTattcgattataataatatgttttatttacacaagaattattaacattaaggccttaaccatatacaaataaaaattaaatatagttacatTACAAGTCATAACCGCGTGTAATggcggcaagaatgctagcagcatttccccgttgaatcgcaattctgataCTCTGggcaaaatattaaccaaccctcctgtcaccagtagaGGCAATTAGAGCGAGCTGTTACACTTTTAATGAATGTTTTTACACTACTACTCTTAAGGTCCAAGTGTTAATATGTGgatcgtttgtttgtttgttgtttgagACGGGGTCAGCGTGTCAACGCATGTACTGTCCCACACTAGAGCCCGTTCCCTTTCCCAGGGAACCAATGTCAGTTCATCAGGTCTCACAAACTTATATCTCATTATAAATTCTCATATATAATGAGTTTAATACTCATCTCATTCTCATTAATCTCATCATTTAAGTGAGTCTGTTTGTTACTGTTTCACGTTTTAAGTATTCAATCTATCATCATGAAATTATCCAAAACGTTGCCAGGGTTCCAACAAAAGCACACAGAGAACCTGTATCTTTCGTATAAGTCAATGCCACTGTCGGAAACAAATCGGGTTATACTTTGATGTTCTCTACAAAGTAGTAATTCGTCAAATTTACAATACATAAGCTTCTCTAGTTCTACGATTCGGAACAATAAACTTGAAAATTTTGCAGCGATAATTGCGGCTGTAATTGCACGTTGTAAATGACGTTATGTTTTAGTCCTTGCGAAGACGATGCAACGGCAATATTGTAAGAGAATGTCGGATGAccgtttacattaaaattttatattttaactaatccTATAGGAGTACAGCATTAGCACCATCCTCCAAATGGTGGGTCGCGCGGGCCGACCGCAGTACGACACTGAGGCCACCGCAGTTATTATGACAAGATTACAAGACAAGGTGAGTGTTAACAATGACaattttagagaaaaaaaaaattgtattgaaacATTCATTGAATTCGAACTGAGATCGTTGGAACAGTTTAAGTGCGGACTCAAATCCAGAAAAGCGCTCTGAATTTACAtggatataacttttatttacaattaatttcgtACTCGATGACATAAAATAAGCGAGGCAACCTTTATGTGTCGAATGGAAATCTGTATAATGTATTCAGCAACCTGTTTTGCACCAGTGCGGTGGTAGCTCATAGGCtgtttcgtttcttttttttaatacttttttaatattagaccaTATTATCGTACCTACTTacgactttattatatattatagaaataaatacattaacgttgatttttttattttaaagtaaaaatttaaattattaaacagaaataattttGGCTCTCGGATCTTATTTGGACTAGCTATCTgcgtcttatatattataatctaagtaATTGATTGTCGGAGAAaagtgactactgagtttcttgttggttcttctcagtagaatttacattccgaactcgtggaagctttaaatttaatttagtcaaGTATGACTAAAAAATTACGCAGTACTCGCAagaatctacttgaataaagtatattttgattagatttaATGTATAAGTGTGTgcacgaatatttaatatatttattaacataagaatcaataacattaagtggctaaatatatacaaatatgaattaaaaatagttactgtataaatcttgaccgcgtggaatggtggcaagaatgctagcagcattattattattattagcacgAATATTGATGCGCTATTTACTCAATTTCGAGTTCGATGAGACTACGATCAGAGACGACTGGAAAGAGATATACAAGATGAACGAATCTATTCCAAAACTGGACTGAAGataaatcaattttgatttgaattgaccCAATACCGTTAGTCGAGATTTTGAAAAATTGGTATTCAGGAAAGAttcacgaaatatttatttttggaactTCAAAAGTAAAGTTAATATAGGTTGTTTAGTTGAATAGTGTTGAATAAATAAGATGAATCGAGAACTGTTTGCatcacttggtggtatggctttgtgcaaactcgtcCAAATACACCCCACTCATCACATAACCATAGCCAAATAACAACAccta is a window encoding:
- the LOC125068101 gene encoding uncharacterized protein LOC125068101, with amino-acid sequence MDLLKDYENADTISIDTLALEEILQEEREREILELKTLSKKVCYLHTSLLYYRNVKTKTGTTCYEAWKTLVKKVGGSLNTWKDLGYALGISQDDLDYISNSVKEDPADIVIKVFMQNDTATLDKILDALVKMKRYDILKAVQEPFCNLAQCFNKEDSGYHSTSKTSGTREIISFTKNLKNDLPPALNKKFIAKDKDQKPKKPSLRPSTNTESVKIENDHPILFLTYTEDGLDTAINIQQYVSEWDEMDVEILTLNSRREEVYQNPETFIREYFEKADFIVPIITTGYLNRIKSHSPQVPSTNDNLDYKYVNYIYNLIINHYIYVTGCLNEKVRSVLPCNASVDVLTKISMYPDLMPWTYETNFDDNFKAFLKKD